Proteins encoded together in one Benincasa hispida cultivar B227 chromosome 1, ASM972705v1, whole genome shotgun sequence window:
- the LOC120070768 gene encoding NAC domain-containing protein 83-like gives MENLTFLKNGVLRLPPGFRFHPTDEELVLQYLIKKALSSPLPAAVIPDVDVCRFDPWDLPGDLERERYFFSTREAKYSNGRRSNRATGSGYWKATGIDRKIVSSKENRLVGFKKTLVFYTGKPPNGLRTDWVMHEYRLVGSSEPPPSTFTDGQPILNGNWVLCRIFLKKRSTRERDEKNICKPVFHQFLRTRNETDLNLAPCSSSSGSSGVTEISVNNHQEQEETSSCNSFRKR, from the exons ATGGAGAATCTCACCTTCCTCAAAAATGGCGTTCTCCGATTACCCCCCGGCTTCCGCTTCCACCCCACTGACGAGGAGCTCGTCCTCCAATACCTCATCAAAAAAGCCCTCTCCTCCCCTCTCCCCGCCGCAGTCATTCCCGACGTCGATGTCTGCCGATTCGACCCATGGGATTTACCAG GCGATTTAGAGAGGGAGAGATACTTTTTCAGTACAAGAGAAGCTAAATACTCTAATGGAAGAAGGTCTAACAGAGCCACTGGTTCTGGGTATTGGAAAGCAACTGGAATTGATCGGAAAATTGTTTCTTCAAAGGAGAATCGATTGGTAGGGTTTAAAAAAACCCTCGTTTTCTACACTGGAAAACCTCCTAATGGCTTAAGAACTGATTGGGTTATGCATGAGTATCGCCTTGTGGGAAGTTCAGAACCTCCTCCTTCCACTTTTACTGACGGACAACCCATCTTG AATGGTAACTGGGTTTTATGTCggatatttttaaagaaaagaagCACAAGGGAAAGAGATGAGAAGAACATCTGTAAGCCAGTTTTCCATCAGTTTCTAAGAACAAGAAATGAGACTGATTTGAATCTTGCTCCATGTTCTTCATCCTCTGGATCAAGTGGAGTTACAGAGATTTCAGTAAATAATCATCAAGAACAAGAAGAAACTAGCAGCTGTAATAGTTTTAGAAAGAGATGA